A window from Thermodesulfobacteriota bacterium encodes these proteins:
- a CDS encoding tetratricopeptide repeat protein: RRAAALAPEGDRAAEARLEAARSHLQAGEWGPARELLEPLSAGEGSVGLAALRELARLFERQGPADAAREAWDELARRTRAEERCRARRSGAGAARALLDWAGAEARLRTALEECAASPALLRQAVLADLGEVLLLAGRPDAAAEPLAAAAEMGTSPEGLRAFQILGRALEAAGRGQEALETYLRIGYLYPLSDSEVAGAFLRAGRLLESQGQLDQARAVYEKVAGDAAEGPAREAREHLARLAAPEDPR; encoded by the coding sequence CGGCGCGCCGCCGCCCTCGCCCCGGAAGGGGACCGGGCCGCGGAGGCCCGCCTGGAGGCAGCCCGCAGCCACCTCCAGGCCGGGGAATGGGGGCCGGCCCGGGAGCTCCTCGAGCCCCTTTCCGCCGGCGAGGGCTCCGTGGGGCTGGCCGCCCTGCGGGAGCTGGCCCGGCTCTTCGAGCGCCAGGGGCCTGCCGACGCCGCCCGGGAGGCCTGGGACGAGCTGGCCCGCCGAACCCGCGCAGAGGAGCGCTGCAGGGCGCGGCGCAGTGGGGCGGGGGCCGCGCGGGCCCTCCTGGACTGGGCGGGCGCGGAAGCGCGGCTGCGGACCGCCCTGGAGGAATGCGCCGCCTCCCCGGCCCTTCTGCGCCAGGCCGTGCTCGCCGACCTGGGCGAGGTGCTTCTCCTCGCGGGCCGGCCCGACGCCGCAGCCGAGCCCCTTGCCGCGGCAGCCGAGATGGGGACGAGCCCCGAAGGGCTGCGGGCCTTTCAGATCCTGGGCCGCGCCCTGGAGGCCGCCGGGCGCGGGCAGGAAGCCCTGGAAACCTACCTCCGGATCGGTTATCTCTATCCTTTGAGCGATTCCGAGGTGGCAGGCGCCTTCCTCCGGGCCGGGCGCCTCCTGGAATCCCAGGGCCAGCTCGACCAGGCCCGGGCCGTGTACGAGAAGGTGGCCGGCGACGCCGCAGAGGGGCCCGCTCGGGAGGCCCGGGAGCACCTGGCCCGCCTCGCGGCCCCGGAGGACCCGCGCTAA